The Calothrix sp. PCC 7507 DNA segment AGCGAAGCAATCGCAAAGACTGGGATTGCTTCGTCGTTCCTCCTCTCTGCGAGACGCTGCGCGAACGCAATGACTACACAAATTTTGCATGAATTTTTATCATCTAAAAAGGCACAGAGTCAACAGCCTAGGCATTGTCCACCCTACTGCGTGTATTTCAAAAATCAACCTAACAAAGCTGAGAATTTCGTATAGATAAAAATTGAAATAGCCTATTTCTGACAACTCATTGTACAACTTATAAAAAGTATCATGTCAAAATCTATTCACGTTACCAACGAAGAAATTCTTGAACAAATCAAACTATCCTGCAAAATTCCAGATATAGTTGAAGGTATTTTAATTCGCAAGATAATTGAAAATGCTGCTGCGGAGGCGGGTATCAAAATTGAGACAGAAGAGCTTCAGAAAACAGCAGACATTCTCCGCTTGGCTAACAAACTTAATAGCGCTACCGATACTTGGCAATGGCTCGAACAACATGGACTTTCTCTAGATAAATTTGAAAAAATTGTCCAAAACACAGTTTTATCCAGAAAATTAGCAAATCATCTTTTTGGCAATAAAGTTGAACAGTATTTTTATGAAAATCAACTTCATTTTATGAGTGCAGTTATCTATGAAATTGTCTTGGATGACGAAGATTTGGTGCTAGAACTCTATTATGCAG contains these protein-coding regions:
- a CDS encoding peptidylprolyl isomerase, translated to MSKSIHVTNEEILEQIKLSCKIPDIVEGILIRKIIENAAAEAGIKIETEELQKTADILRLANKLNSATDTWQWLEQHGLSLDKFEKIVQNTVLSRKLANHLFGNKVEQYFYENQLHFMSAVIYEIVLDDEDLVLELYYAVKEEEMSFYDAARQYIQDIDLRRKRGYLGVVHRQHLKPEISTAVFAAKPPQLLKPIITSKGVHLIFVEEIIQKELDHQLRLQILSDLYNTWLKQQVQQVEVIRHFNLLLQED